A genomic region of Caenorhabditis elegans chromosome V contains the following coding sequences:
- the T19C9.10 gene encoding ATP-dependent DNA helicase (Confirmed by transcript evidence), with the protein MCKRTINLNKYKDLHYIIIDEITALQGWCLDYADRFMKWVKQNDEPFGGLSIIYVGDMLQCQIGQKFCFAQCWTDVMFTELTAAHQQDIDQDPFFTAPGEMEVRCELCQGDWNIVVIVEKFLTFERPNCAVLVRFNSTADKINNAIVKKKFEKHFIVYNELYKPAAIDGPMRTKIEGDEDYFYIARGSRSQADTDIPKKL; encoded by the exons ATGTGCAAAAGGACG ATCAATCTAAACAAATACAAGGATTTGCACTATATCATCATAGACGAGATAACAGCTCTTCAGGGCTGGTGTCTTGATTACGCTGACCGATTCATGAAATGGGTCAAGCAAAACGATGAACCATTTGGAGGTTTATCTATAATATACGTTGGAGACATGCTCCAGTGTCAAATAGGgcaaaagttttgttttg ccCAATGCTGGACAGACGTAATGTTCACCGAATTAACAGCAGCACACCAACAAGACATCGACCAGGACCCTTTTTTTACAGCGCCTGGTGAGATGGAGGTTCGGTGTGAATTGTGCCAAGGTGATTGGAATATTGTGGTGATCGtggaaaaatttctaacattTGAGAGACCAAATTGTGCCGTTCTTGTGCGGTTCAATTCAACAGCGGATAAAATAAACAATGCA atcgtaaagaagaaatttgaaaagcatTTTATCGTTTACAACGAACTTTACAAACCTGCAGCAATCGATGGTCCAATGCGCACAAAAATCGAAGGAGATGAAGATTACTTTTACATTGCTAGAGGGAGCCGTTCACAAGCCGATACAgatattcccaaaaaattatag
- the clec-242 gene encoding C-type lectin domain-containing protein (Partially confirmed by transcript evidence) gives MLLLFIFPVVNSCIPTQQVETTSTTTTTTTTTTSTTTTTPIPCPTGWAQSDERPSGPWCIKAFRDFGITQYDAQAACGAQGAVLSGIQNQVEMQMMAGLAMTGGHWLGARRTAACIGQLVTATCTRLNSFEWTDGSATGTDGFNWRLSDGEPNNLFLNVFIQYENSWFFFQYWYRQVILQNTLKLCCNILGSKNSTIGLSYYYINHFIF, from the exons atgcttcTCTTGTTCATTTTTCCTGTTGTCAATTCATGTATCCCTACTCAACAAGTGGAAA CCACATCAACCACGACAACCACGACAACCACAACAACATCCACGACCACAACGACTCCTA ttccgtGCCCAACTGGCTGGGCACAATCTGACGAAAGACCTAGTGGACCATGGTGCATCAAG GCATTTCGTGATTTCGGTATAACTCAGTACGATGCGCAAGCCGCTTGTGGTGCTCAGGGAGCAGTCCTCAGCGGAATTCAAAATCAAGTCGAGATGCAAATGATGGCTg GATTGGCAATGACGGGTGGTCATTGGCTTGGCGCTAGAAGAACGGCCGCATGTATTGGGCAGCTAGTGACCGCGACATGCACCCGACTGAACTCATTTGAATGGACAGACGGCTCTGCGACCGGCACCGATGGATTTAATTGGAGACTTTCAGACGGAGAGCCaaacaatctatttttaaatgttttcattcAATACGAAAattcatggtttttttttcaatattggtATCGACAAGTTATATTGCAAAACACACTCAAATTGTGCTGCAATATATTGGGCAGCAAAAACTCTACAATTGGCCTATCGTATTATTACATTaaccatttcattttttaa
- the T19C9.10 gene encoding ATP-dependent DNA helicase (Confirmed by transcript evidence) — protein sequence MCKRTGWCLDYADRFMKWVKQNDEPFGGLSIIYVGDMLQCQIGQKFCFAQCWTDVMFTELTAAHQQDIDQDPFFTAPGEMEVRCELCQGDWNIVVIVEKFLTFERPNCAVLVRFNSTADKINNAIVKKKFEKHFIVYNELYKPAAIDGPMRTKIEGDEDYFYIARGSRSQADTDIPKKL from the exons ATGTGCAAAAGGACG GGCTGGTGTCTTGATTACGCTGACCGATTCATGAAATGGGTCAAGCAAAACGATGAACCATTTGGAGGTTTATCTATAATATACGTTGGAGACATGCTCCAGTGTCAAATAGGgcaaaagttttgttttg ccCAATGCTGGACAGACGTAATGTTCACCGAATTAACAGCAGCACACCAACAAGACATCGACCAGGACCCTTTTTTTACAGCGCCTGGTGAGATGGAGGTTCGGTGTGAATTGTGCCAAGGTGATTGGAATATTGTGGTGATCGtggaaaaatttctaacattTGAGAGACCAAATTGTGCCGTTCTTGTGCGGTTCAATTCAACAGCGGATAAAATAAACAATGCA atcgtaaagaagaaatttgaaaagcatTTTATCGTTTACAACGAACTTTACAAACCTGCAGCAATCGATGGTCCAATGCGCACAAAAATCGAAGGAGATGAAGATTACTTTTACATTGCTAGAGGGAGCCGTTCACAAGCCGATACAgatattcccaaaaaattatag
- the Y68A4B.3 gene encoding DUF281 domain-containing protein (Confirmed by transcript evidence), translated as MISKLILLILSSVSVVYLCNPRVSPPGTPGTDPEPWVPITTKEPTGPGSPGAPGGPRATEAPITTTAITTTTEPLTEEPTSTTTTTTTTTTTTTTTTTTEAPGPMPSDCDPNAICDINAISPTYTAPYLFKTMPRMLDKDGCPTVEITCTKQVVGTCKFSFIAVNADGETPVKGAQTVANTVGYSVTCRKDGTFSMKDDNKNNIFGLTGIKCDWKGY; from the exons ATGATCTCGAAGCTTATCCTTCTCATATTATCTTCTGTGTCAGTTGTGTATTTATGTAATCCGAGAGTTTCTCCGCCAGGAACTCCTGGAACTGATCCAGAACCATGGGTTCCAATTACCACAAAAGAGCCAACTGGACCAGGAAGTCCGGGAGCTCCTGGTGGTCCTAGAGCAACGGAAGCACCAATCACGACAACGGCCATTACCACAACAACAGAACCACTTACGGAAGAGCCGACCTCGACGACAACGACTACTACTACTACGACCACTACAACAACTACAACTACAACAACCGAAGCACCTGGGCCTATGC CATCAGACTGTGATCCAAATGCTATTTGTGATATAAATGCAATTTCTCCTACATATACTGCTCCGTATCTATTTAAAACAATGCCAAGGATGCTGGACAAGGATGGATGTCCAACTGTAGAAATTACGTGTACAAAACAGGTGGTCGGCACTTGTAAATTCAGTTTCATC GCTGTAAACGCAGATGGTGAGACACCTGTCAAGGGAGCACAAACTGTTGCTAACACTGTTGGATATAGTGTGACGTGCAGGAAGGATGGTACCTTTTCAATGAAAGATGATAATAAAAACAACAT attcggcTTGACTGGTATTAAATGTGATTGGAAAGGATACTGA
- the T19C9.8 gene encoding CUB_2 domain-containing protein (Confirmed by transcript evidence) has translation MIATLLFFMCCLHSTLSKTQYDTYPTLYVNIFADDTQPRVLACEQQSLFIKADTRVTVTMLGGIGNDNTEYLRGALFFDGPNTNATFIGTGFQLLNRSSPFVASGQYMTVMGVETHSNYYFAFQDFENVKNITQLQWLQENVVELDGANGTVAMQLYAPGSFDTKYVLSSFEGDGKLDVYNGVITKNQANRVASYHAGNCSMNLPQMLFGDFTTFLYTGTKSKLVLTHDYNSFYEMNGLIGRKAFMASYFYGTDSSHQGIVADFSVQRNSGTSFRVSIWSDNFNEQTSQLIIEWPGYDKYSSNMYNITNLSPTGNYTFEITSYSMSVEYYFDSENTTSKGIYIDVELIKGSSALYYIYVIGLVCLWMIY, from the exons ATGATTGCAACTCTTCTATTTTTCATGTGCTGTTTGCATTCTACGCTGTCAAAAACACAGT ATGATACGTATCCAACACTTTATGTAAACATTTTCGCCGACGACACTCAACCACGTGTTTTGGCTTGTGAACAACAGTCACTATTTATCAAAGCGGACACTAGAGTGACTGTAACAATGCTTGGTGGAATTGGAAATGACAATACAGAGTATCTGCGTGGAGCACTGTTTTTCGATGGTCCTAACACAAACGCAACTTTTATTGGAACTggatttcaacttttaaatcGTAGCTCTCCTTTTGTGGCAAGTGGGCAATATATGACAGTTATGGGAGTTGAAACACACTCAAATTATTACTTCGCATTTCaagatttcgaaaatgttaAGAATATCACACAACTTCAATGGCTACAAGAAAACGTTGTTGAATTAGATGGCGCCAATGGGACAGTGGCTATGCAACTTTACGCACCAGGTTCCTTCGACACAAAATATGTTCTCAGTAGTTTCGAGGGCGACGGAAAATTGGATGTTTACAATGGAGTGATCACAAAGAATCAGGCAAACCGTGTAGCTAGTTACCA TGCTGGAAATTGCTCAATGAATCTACCCCAAATGTTGTTCGGTGATTTCACTACGTTTTTGTACACCGGTACCAAATCCAAGTTAGTCTTAACACATGACTATAATTCATTCTACGAAATGAATGGATTAATCGGCAGGAAGGCATTTATGGCTTCGTACTTTTATGGCACAGATTCGTCCCATCAAGGTATTGTAGCTGACTTCTCTGTGCAACGGAACAGTGGCACCAGTTTTAGAGTTTCTATTTGGTCAGACAATTTTAATGAGCAGACTAGTCAGCTGATAATCGAATGGCCAGGCTACGACAAATATTCTTCTAATAT GTACAATATAACAAATTTATCACCAACCGGAAATTatacatttgaaattacaaGTTACTCGATGAGCGTGGAATATTATTTCGACTCTGAAAACACAACGTCCAAGGGAATATACATAGATGTTGAACTCATTAAAGGATCTTCCGCTTTGTATTATATCTATGTAATTGGTTTGGTGTGCCTGTGgatgatttattga
- the clec-243 gene encoding C-type lectin domain-containing protein (Partially confirmed by transcript evidence), producing the protein MLLFFLIPVVNLCIPTQQVETTSTTTTTTTTTSTTTTTPSVYCCWRSHSCGQCCAAEGAVVSGVQNQAELQYMQDSYVSLYGSETGSFWVGAKRTAACLESQLTLTCNALNSLEWTDGSTTGTDGFLWRNGDPNNGGIYYPAYKDNCLAVDARVGLLADQPCGTAHYMGYGCGKTPM; encoded by the exons atgcttcTCTTTTTCCTTATTCCAGTTGTAAATTTATGTATTCCTACTCAACAAGTGGAAA CCACTTCTACGACAACTACGACAACCACAACAACATCCACGACCACAACGACTCCTA GTGTTTACTGCTGTTGGAGATCGCACAGTTGCGGACAGTGCTGTGCTGCGGAGGGAGCAGTCGTTAGTGGAGTTCAGAATCAAGCTGAGTTACAATACATGCAAG attcatACGTCTCGCTTTACGGTTCTGAAACGGGATCATTTTGGGTTGGTGCTAAAAGGACGGCCGCATGTCTTGAATCGCAATTGACCTTAACATGTAACGCACTGAATTCTCTTGAATGGACAGACGGCTCGACGACCGGTACCGATGGATTTTTGTGGAGAAACGGAGACCCGAACAATGGAGGGATTTATTACCCAGCGTATAA ggaTAATTGTCTCGCTGTTGACGCCAGAGTGGGTTTATTGGCTGATCAACC ATGCGGAACAGCACATTACATGGGATATGGGTGTGGAAAAACGCCAATGTGA